From Pseudomonas hefeiensis, one genomic window encodes:
- a CDS encoding LysR family transcriptional regulator has protein sequence MSHDLPPLNALRAFEATARLNSVSQAAEQLHVTHGAVSRQLKVLEEHLGVSLFIKDGRGLKLTDAGMRLRDASAEAFERLRTVCAQLTQSTADAPFVLGCSGSLLARWFIPRLGRLNADLPDLRLHLSAGEGDLDPRRPGLDALLVFAEPPWPADMQVYELVSERIGPVMSPHYAGFARLQNAPPSAILGEALLHTTSRPQAWPTWAQQNALDPKALKFGQGFEHLYYLLEAAVAGLGVAIAPEPLVAEDVRAGRLVAPWGFDETPARLALWLPKRAADGRARQLAQWLRHELNPPTQSPRLHSK, from the coding sequence ATGAGCCATGACCTTCCCCCCCTCAACGCCTTGCGCGCCTTCGAAGCCACTGCCCGCCTGAACAGCGTGAGCCAGGCGGCCGAACAGCTACATGTCACCCATGGTGCGGTTAGCCGACAGTTGAAGGTGCTGGAAGAACACTTGGGCGTCAGCCTGTTCATCAAGGATGGACGCGGCCTTAAACTCACAGATGCAGGTATGCGTCTGCGCGACGCCAGCGCCGAGGCGTTCGAGCGGTTACGCACCGTCTGTGCGCAGCTGACGCAAAGCACAGCGGATGCACCGTTCGTACTGGGCTGCTCGGGAAGTCTGCTGGCGCGCTGGTTCATTCCTCGCCTGGGCCGGCTCAATGCCGATCTGCCGGATTTGCGCTTGCATCTTTCCGCTGGCGAAGGCGACCTTGACCCCAGGCGACCAGGGCTTGACGCGTTGCTGGTATTCGCAGAACCGCCGTGGCCGGCAGACATGCAGGTCTATGAACTGGTCAGTGAGCGGATCGGCCCGGTCATGAGCCCTCATTACGCCGGTTTCGCCCGGCTGCAAAACGCCCCGCCGAGTGCAATTCTGGGCGAGGCGCTGCTGCATACCACCTCTCGTCCCCAGGCGTGGCCCACCTGGGCACAGCAAAACGCCCTTGACCCCAAGGCGTTGAAGTTCGGGCAGGGTTTCGAGCATTTGTATTACTTGCTGGAGGCCGCCGTGGCGGGGCTAGGCGTGGCCATCGCCCCCGAGCCGTTGGTCGCCGAGGATGTGCGCGCCGGTCGCCTGGTCGCGCCGTGGGGCTTTGACGAAACCCCGGCGCGACTGGCGCTGTGGCTACCCAAGCGCGCCGCGGACGGGCGCGCTCGGCAATTGGCGCAATGGCTCAGACATGAGCTGAACCCACCGACTCAGTCGCCGCGCTTGCACAGCAAATAA
- a CDS encoding OsmC family protein, which translates to MAIIKKASAHWEGDLKTGIGSISTETGVLREAPYGFKARFEGGKGTNPEELIGAAHAGCFSMAFSMILGDAGLKAESIDTNADVTLDQVEGGFAITAVKLTLKAKIPGASQAQFEELSNKAKEGCPVSKVLNAKITLDATLVS; encoded by the coding sequence ATGGCTATCATCAAGAAAGCATCAGCTCATTGGGAAGGTGACCTGAAAACCGGTATCGGCTCCATCTCCACGGAAACCGGCGTGTTGCGCGAAGCACCCTATGGCTTCAAGGCGCGCTTCGAAGGCGGCAAGGGCACCAACCCGGAAGAACTGATCGGCGCGGCCCATGCGGGCTGCTTTTCCATGGCGTTTTCGATGATCCTTGGCGATGCAGGGCTTAAAGCCGAGAGTATCGATACCAACGCGGACGTAACCCTGGATCAGGTCGAGGGCGGCTTTGCCATCACCGCAGTGAAGCTGACGCTTAAAGCGAAAATCCCTGGCGCCAGCCAAGCGCAATTCGAAGAGCTGAGCAACAAGGCCAAGGAAGGTTGCCCGGTTTCCAAAGTGCTGAACGCCAAGATTACCCTGGATGCGACGCTGGTGAGCTGA
- a CDS encoding REP-associated tyrosine transposase yields MTTLPHSNQLRFGRYSQSGQIYLLTAITRDREPAFGRFETGRLVVDAFRKAQQEQFAHSLAWVVMPDHFHWLIELQGIGLSKLMARTKSRTTVTFNRLMQRQGSLWQEGFHDRAIRKEEDLQAVARYIVANPLRAGLVEKIGDYSLWDAVWV; encoded by the coding sequence ATGACAACACTGCCCCACTCCAATCAGTTGCGTTTCGGGCGTTATTCGCAGTCTGGGCAAATTTATTTGCTGACGGCGATTACGCGGGATCGCGAGCCGGCTTTTGGCCGCTTCGAGACGGGACGCTTGGTGGTTGATGCCTTTCGCAAGGCCCAGCAAGAGCAATTTGCCCATTCGTTGGCCTGGGTGGTGATGCCGGACCATTTTCATTGGCTGATCGAGTTGCAGGGAATCGGACTTTCAAAACTGATGGCGCGAACGAAGTCTCGGACCACGGTCACCTTCAATCGATTGATGCAGCGGCAAGGATCGCTTTGGCAGGAGGGATTCCATGACCGAGCCATTCGCAAGGAGGAAGATTTGCAAGCAGTTGCACGGTATATCGTGGCGAATCCGCTGCGGGCAGGTCTAGTTGAGAAAATTGGGGACTATTCATTGTGGGATGCCGTATGGGTATGA
- a CDS encoding aminopeptidase has translation MIRPHPSHRLLDRVFRILFPGLLLLLLNGCASVGYYGQLASGQLRLLQAREPIDQVIADPARDPTLRAHLAQARAARTFASAHLHLPDNNSYRLYADIGRPFVVWNVFATPEFSLAPQNHCFPIAGCVAYRGYYNQGAARGEAALQRLQGMDVAIGGVEAYSTLGWFNDPILSSMMHWGDERLATLIFHELAHQRFYVKDDTEFNESFATFVEQQGTRQWRASRGLAPDNGKRMRQRDEFIQLILDTRQRLEQLYTQPLPAEQMRQRKAQEFERLRADYQQLRDTRWAGDKRYDAWIYAPLNNARLLPFGLYDQWVPAFVALFQQKDGDWLAFYAAVEKLGSLPIDERKAALKALAGLKTSGD, from the coding sequence TTGATCAGGCCGCATCCAAGCCATCGGTTACTCGACCGTGTTTTCCGGATTTTGTTTCCAGGCCTCCTGCTTTTGTTACTCAACGGTTGTGCAAGCGTTGGCTATTACGGCCAACTCGCCAGCGGACAACTGCGACTGCTACAGGCCCGCGAGCCGATCGACCAGGTGATTGCCGACCCCGCCCGCGATCCCACATTGCGGGCTCATCTGGCCCAGGCGCGCGCGGCACGAACGTTTGCCAGTGCGCACCTGCACCTGCCGGACAACAACAGCTACCGTCTGTATGCGGACATTGGCCGGCCGTTCGTAGTCTGGAACGTCTTCGCCACGCCAGAATTTTCCCTGGCACCGCAAAACCACTGCTTTCCCATCGCCGGTTGCGTGGCTTATCGCGGCTACTACAACCAGGGCGCCGCCCGTGGCGAGGCGGCGCTGCAACGCTTGCAGGGCATGGATGTGGCGATTGGCGGCGTAGAGGCTTACTCGACGCTGGGCTGGTTCAACGACCCGATCCTGAGTTCGATGATGCATTGGGGCGACGAACGCCTGGCGACGCTGATCTTTCACGAGCTGGCGCACCAGCGCTTCTATGTAAAGGACGACACCGAATTCAACGAGTCCTTCGCCACCTTCGTCGAACAGCAAGGCACCCGGCAATGGCGCGCCAGCCGCGGGCTGGCGCCGGACAATGGCAAACGAATGCGCCAGCGCGATGAATTCATCCAGTTGATCCTCGACACGCGCCAGCGATTGGAACAGCTCTACACCCAACCCTTGCCGGCCGAACAGATGCGCCAGCGCAAGGCTCAGGAGTTCGAGCGCCTGCGCGCTGATTATCAGCAACTGCGCGACACCCGGTGGGCAGGCGACAAACGCTACGACGCCTGGATCTACGCGCCACTGAACAATGCGCGGCTATTGCCGTTCGGGCTATATGACCAGTGGGTGCCGGCGTTTGTGGCGTTGTTCCAGCAGAAGGACGGCGATTGGCTTGCGTTTTATGCCGCAGTGGAAAAGCTCGGCAGTTTGCCGATTGATGAGCGCAAAGCGGCACTGAAGGCGCTGGCAGGATTGAAGACTTCCGGTGATTGA
- a CDS encoding DUF883 family protein encodes MASNSLRKASLQSMEAEIESLLKSLESLKDDASDESRKTLKSLKANAENALKHSRHLLSDAYEEVKVKTRETGIATRDYAQEHPWTTAGVAVGALGLLAAYLLCKRGD; translated from the coding sequence ATGGCCAGTAATTCTTTACGTAAAGCCTCGTTGCAAAGCATGGAAGCGGAGATCGAGAGTCTGCTCAAGTCCTTGGAAAGCCTGAAGGACGACGCTTCGGACGAGTCGCGTAAGACCCTCAAGTCGCTCAAGGCAAACGCCGAAAACGCGCTGAAGCATTCCCGGCATCTGCTGAGCGACGCGTATGAAGAGGTCAAGGTGAAAACCCGTGAAACCGGAATCGCCACCCGTGATTACGCTCAGGAGCATCCTTGGACCACCGCTGGCGTCGCGGTCGGGGCGCTGGGTTTGTTGGCGGCTTATTTGCTGTGCAAGCGCGGCGACTGA
- the prlC gene encoding oligopeptidase A, with product MFLPAKVSTVSVNNPLLQPYDLPPFSTIRAEHVQPAIEQILADNRAAIAEILKTQGQQPTWAGLVLAMDELNDRLGAAWSPVSHLNAVRNSPELREAYEACLPALSAYSTELGQNRELFQAFEALANSPEAAGFDVAQKTILEHSLRDFRLSGIDLPPEQQKRYAEVQSKLSELGSRFSNQLLDATQAWTKHITDEAALAGLTDSAKAQMAAAAHAKELDGWLINLEFPSYYAVMTYAEDRALREEIYAAYCTRASDQGPNAGQNDNTPVMEQILDLRQELAQLLGFANFAELSLATKMAESSDQVLSFLRDLAKRSKPFAALDLEQLKAFAAEQGCPDLQSWDSGFYGEKLRQQRYSVAQEALRAYFPIDKVLSGLFAIVQRLYGIEIAELKGFDTWHPDVRLFEIKENGQHVGRFFFDLYARANKRGGAWMDGARDRRRTFEGVLQSPVANLVCNFTPADSGKPALLTHDEVTTLFHEFGHGLHHLLTRVEHAGVSGINGVAWDAVELPSQFMENWCWEPEGLALISGHYETGEPLPQDLLEKMLAAKNFQSGLMMVRQLEFSLFDFELHATHGDGRSVLQVLEGVRDEVSVMRPPAYNRFPNSFAHIFAGGYAAGYYSYKWAEVLSADAFSKFEEDGVLNADTGRAFREAILARGGSQEPMVLFVDFRGREPSIDALLRHSGLTEDAAA from the coding sequence ATGTTTCTTCCAGCCAAGGTGTCAACCGTGAGCGTGAACAACCCCCTTTTGCAACCCTACGACCTGCCGCCGTTCTCGACGATCCGTGCCGAGCACGTGCAACCGGCCATCGAGCAGATCCTGGCTGACAACCGTGCCGCCATTGCTGAAATCCTCAAGACCCAAGGCCAGCAGCCTACCTGGGCCGGCCTGGTGCTGGCGATGGACGAACTCAATGATCGCCTGGGCGCCGCCTGGAGCCCGGTGAGCCATTTGAACGCCGTGCGCAACAGCCCCGAACTGCGGGAAGCCTACGAGGCCTGCCTGCCGGCGCTGAGTGCTTACTCCACCGAGCTGGGCCAGAACCGCGAGCTGTTCCAGGCCTTCGAAGCCCTGGCGAACAGCCCCGAGGCCGCCGGTTTCGACGTGGCGCAGAAAACCATCCTGGAACATTCCCTGCGGGACTTCCGTCTGTCGGGTATCGATCTGCCGCCCGAGCAGCAGAAGCGCTATGCCGAAGTGCAAAGCAAACTGTCGGAACTGGGCAGCCGCTTCTCCAACCAATTGCTGGACGCGACCCAGGCCTGGACCAAACACATCACCGATGAAGCCGCCCTCGCCGGCCTGACCGACTCGGCCAAGGCGCAAATGGCCGCTGCCGCCCATGCCAAAGAACTGGACGGTTGGCTGATCAACCTGGAATTCCCCAGCTATTACGCAGTGATGACCTACGCCGAAGACCGCGCCCTGCGTGAAGAAATCTACGCTGCCTACTGCACCCGCGCGTCAGACCAGGGCCCCAACGCCGGTCAGAACGATAACACCCCGGTGATGGAACAGATCCTCGACCTGCGCCAGGAACTGGCCCAATTGCTGGGTTTCGCCAACTTCGCAGAACTGAGCCTGGCGACCAAAATGGCTGAGTCCAGCGATCAGGTGCTCAGCTTCCTGCGCGACCTGGCCAAGCGCAGCAAACCATTTGCCGCCCTGGACCTGGAACAGCTGAAGGCGTTCGCCGCCGAACAGGGCTGCCCGGACCTGCAAAGCTGGGACAGCGGTTTCTACGGTGAAAAACTGCGCCAGCAGCGTTACAGCGTCGCCCAGGAAGCCCTGCGCGCCTACTTCCCGATCGATAAGGTCTTGAGCGGTCTGTTCGCCATCGTGCAACGCCTCTATGGCATAGAGATTGCCGAGCTGAAAGGTTTCGACACCTGGCACCCGGACGTGCGCCTGTTCGAAATCAAGGAAAACGGCCAGCACGTCGGCCGTTTCTTCTTCGACCTCTACGCCCGCGCCAACAAACGCGGCGGTGCCTGGATGGACGGCGCTCGTGACCGTCGCCGCACCTTCGAGGGCGTGCTGCAAAGCCCGGTCGCCAACCTGGTGTGCAACTTCACCCCGGCCGACAGCGGCAAACCGGCACTGCTGACCCACGACGAAGTCACCACCCTGTTCCACGAGTTCGGCCATGGCCTGCACCACCTGCTGACCCGCGTCGAACATGCCGGGGTGTCCGGCATCAACGGCGTGGCCTGGGATGCCGTGGAGCTGCCGAGCCAGTTCATGGAAAACTGGTGCTGGGAACCCGAAGGCCTGGCGCTGATTTCCGGCCACTACGAAACCGGTGAACCGCTGCCCCAGGACCTGCTGGAAAAAATGCTCGCGGCGAAAAACTTCCAGTCAGGCCTGATGATGGTCCGCCAGTTGGAGTTCTCGCTGTTCGACTTCGAGCTGCACGCCACCCACGGCGATGGCCGCAGCGTGCTGCAAGTGCTCGAAGGCGTGCGCGACGAAGTCTCGGTGATGCGTCCGCCGGCCTACAACCGCTTCCCCAACAGCTTTGCCCACATCTTCGCCGGCGGTTATGCGGCGGGTTACTACAGCTATAAGTGGGCGGAAGTGTTGTCGGCCGATGCGTTCTCCAAGTTCGAAGAGGACGGCGTACTCAACGCCGATACCGGTCGCGCCTTCCGTGAAGCGATCCTGGCCCGCGGCGGTTCTCAGGAACCGATGGTGCTGTTCGTCGACTTCCGTGGCCGTGAGCCATCGATTGACGCACTCTTGCGCCATAGCGGTCTGACCGAGGACGCAGCAGCATGA
- a CDS encoding dodecin, translating to MSDHHTYKKVELVGSSPTSIEDAINNALAEASKSIKHLEWFEVTETRGHIENGRAAHFQVTIKVGFRIANS from the coding sequence ATGAGTGATCATCACACGTATAAAAAGGTCGAGCTGGTCGGCTCCTCTCCCACCAGCATCGAAGACGCCATCAACAATGCTCTGGCCGAAGCCAGCAAAAGCATCAAGCACCTGGAGTGGTTCGAAGTCACGGAAACCCGTGGGCACATCGAAAACGGTCGGGCCGCGCACTTTCAGGTGACCATTAAAGTCGGCTTCCGGATTGCTAATAGCTGA
- a CDS encoding DUF1161 domain-containing protein, producing MKRLALAVISCALATSALAAPKPCEELKAEIETKIQANNVPSYTLEIVTNDEVHDENMVVGSCENGTKKIIYQKNDS from the coding sequence ATGAAAAGACTTGCCCTGGCGGTCATCAGTTGCGCGTTGGCCACATCGGCCCTCGCGGCGCCCAAACCCTGCGAAGAGTTGAAAGCGGAAATCGAAACGAAGATCCAGGCCAATAACGTTCCGTCCTACACATTGGAAATCGTGACCAATGATGAAGTGCATGACGAAAATATGGTCGTGGGCAGTTGCGAAAACGGCACCAAAAAAATCATCTACCAGAAGAACGACAGCTAA
- a CDS encoding DUF1161 domain-containing protein, protein MKKLMVALGLLSLAGSAFAAGMPCEELKSEIAAKIDAKGASGYTLEIVDKGTATDGEIVGSCEGGTKQIVYRKG, encoded by the coding sequence ATGAAGAAGTTAATGGTTGCCCTGGGTTTGCTGAGCCTTGCCGGCTCTGCGTTTGCCGCCGGCATGCCATGCGAGGAGCTGAAAAGCGAGATCGCAGCGAAAATTGATGCCAAAGGCGCATCGGGTTATACGCTGGAAATTGTCGACAAAGGTACGGCCACTGACGGTGAAATCGTCGGTTCCTGCGAAGGTGGCACGAAGCAAATCGTCTACAGGAAGGGCTGA
- a CDS encoding gamma carbonic anhydrase family protein, with amino-acid sequence MTLRTYQNHRPRLARGVFVDSTAVVIGDVEIGEDSSVWPLTVIRGDMHRIRIGARTSVQDGCVLHITHAGPFNPDGFPLLIGDDVTIAHKVMLHGCSVGSRVLIGMGSIVMDGAVVADDVIIGAGSLVPPGKRLESGFLYVGNPVKQARPLTDKERAFFTYSAANYVKLKDLHLAEGYDQL; translated from the coding sequence GTGACCCTTCGCACGTACCAGAATCACCGCCCACGGCTTGCCCGCGGCGTTTTTGTCGACAGCACCGCGGTGGTGATCGGCGACGTTGAAATTGGCGAAGACAGCTCCGTCTGGCCGCTGACGGTCATACGCGGCGACATGCACCGCATCCGTATCGGCGCCCGCACCAGCGTCCAGGATGGCTGCGTGCTGCACATCACCCACGCCGGCCCCTTCAATCCCGATGGCTTCCCGCTGCTGATCGGCGACGACGTGACCATCGCCCACAAGGTCATGCTCCATGGCTGCTCCGTGGGCAGCCGCGTCCTGATCGGCATGGGCAGTATCGTCATGGACGGCGCGGTGGTCGCAGATGATGTGATCATCGGCGCCGGCAGCCTCGTACCGCCGGGCAAACGCCTGGAGAGCGGCTTCTTGTATGTGGGCAACCCGGTGAAACAGGCCCGGCCACTGACCGACAAGGAACGGGCCTTTTTCACCTACAGTGCGGCGAACTACGTGAAGCTTAAGGACCTGCATCTGGCCGAAGGCTACGACCAGCTCTGA
- a CDS encoding HAD family hydrolase, with product MHYQTVLFDLDGTLTDPREGITRSIQFALSQLGIDEPDLTRLEHFIGPPLLQAFMQFYDFDEAKAWDAVNFYRERFKVTGLYENRVFDGVIPLLETLGGQGRQLYIATSKPWVFAREIARHFDFARHFKVIYGSELDGTRTDKVELIAHLMAEEGLDPANTLMIGDRKHDLIGARRNGLDAAAVGYGFGSYEELNAEGPAYHFQTLDELHRAFLRG from the coding sequence ATGCACTACCAGACCGTACTCTTCGACCTCGACGGCACCCTCACCGACCCCCGCGAGGGCATTACCCGTTCGATCCAGTTCGCCTTGAGCCAATTAGGCATCGACGAACCCGACCTCACTCGCCTCGAACACTTCATCGGCCCGCCGCTGTTGCAGGCCTTCATGCAGTTTTATGATTTCGATGAAGCGAAAGCCTGGGACGCGGTGAATTTTTATCGCGAGCGCTTCAAAGTCACCGGGTTGTATGAAAACCGCGTCTTCGACGGCGTGATACCTCTGTTGGAAACCTTGGGTGGCCAAGGTCGGCAACTGTACATCGCCACCTCCAAACCTTGGGTCTTCGCCCGGGAAATCGCCCGCCACTTCGACTTCGCCCGGCACTTCAAAGTGATCTATGGCAGTGAGCTGGACGGTACGCGCACCGACAAAGTCGAGTTGATTGCTCACCTGATGGCTGAAGAGGGGCTCGACCCGGCGAATACCTTGATGATTGGCGACCGCAAACACGATTTGATTGGGGCTCGTCGCAATGGGCTGGATGCGGCGGCGGTGGGGTATGGGTTTGGCAGTTATGAGGAGCTGAATGCCGAGGGCCCGGCGTATCACTTTCAGACGCTGGATGAGTTGCATCGGGCGTTTTTGCGGGGTTAG
- a CDS encoding LLM class flavin-dependent oxidoreductase: MKQLSEVKFSTLDLVPVRADGNAAQSLRNSLDLAQHVEKYGYTRFWVAEHHNMDGIASSATAVLLGYLAGGTSTIRVGSGGVMLPNHAPLIIAEQFGTLESLYPGRIDLGLGRAPGSDQMTARALRRERSGSADDFPEDVAELMRYLGPRTPDQRIIAMPGTGTNVPVWLLGSSLFSAQLAGERGLPYAFASHFAPRYMHEAIRIYRNHFKPSAVLDKPYVMLGVPLVAADTDEQADYLATSVYQRILALMRGQSLVQRPPVETMNGLWLPHEKEAVGDFLGLAMVGGPQKIRAKLEVLIEQTQADELIFTSDLYEHADRLHSYELLAQAMKD, translated from the coding sequence ATGAAACAGCTGTCCGAAGTGAAATTCTCGACCCTCGACCTCGTGCCTGTGCGTGCTGATGGCAACGCTGCCCAGTCCTTGCGCAACTCGCTGGACCTGGCGCAGCACGTGGAAAAATACGGCTATACCCGCTTCTGGGTAGCCGAGCACCACAACATGGATGGCATCGCCAGCTCCGCGACGGCGGTACTGCTGGGCTATCTGGCGGGGGGCACTTCGACCATTCGCGTTGGCTCCGGCGGCGTGATGCTGCCCAATCACGCACCGTTGATCATCGCCGAACAGTTCGGCACCCTCGAAAGCCTCTATCCAGGCCGTATTGATCTTGGGTTGGGGCGCGCGCCCGGTTCCGATCAGATGACTGCCCGAGCGTTGCGTCGCGAGCGCTCCGGTAGCGCGGACGATTTCCCTGAAGACGTGGCCGAACTGATGCGTTACCTCGGCCCACGCACCCCTGATCAACGCATTATCGCCATGCCCGGCACCGGGACCAACGTGCCGGTCTGGCTGCTGGGCTCAAGCCTGTTCAGTGCGCAACTGGCCGGCGAGCGCGGCTTGCCCTACGCCTTCGCTTCCCATTTCGCACCGCGCTACATGCATGAAGCGATCCGTATTTATCGCAATCACTTCAAGCCGTCGGCGGTGCTCGACAAGCCTTACGTGATGCTCGGCGTGCCTTTGGTGGCAGCCGACACGGACGAGCAGGCCGATTACCTGGCGACCTCGGTGTATCAGCGAATCCTGGCCCTGATGCGCGGCCAGAGCCTGGTGCAGCGCCCACCGGTGGAAACCATGAACGGTCTCTGGTTGCCCCATGAGAAAGAAGCGGTTGGCGATTTCCTGGGCCTGGCCATGGTCGGTGGTCCACAGAAAATCAGGGCCAAGCTCGAAGTGCTGATTGAGCAGACCCAAGCCGATGAATTGATCTTCACCAGCGATTTGTATGAACACGCTGATCGTCTGCACTCGTATGAGTTGCTGGCCCAAGCCATGAAAGACTGA